A segment of the Georgenia sp. M64 genome:
GTGCTCGCGATGTCGCTGGCGGCCAGAACGCCGTTCGCGGGGAAGCCGATGAAGGAGGTCCGCCGCTCCGACGTCGAGGCCTGGATCAAGCAGATGAACGCTGCCGGCCTCGCCCCAGGGACGATCAAGACGCGGTACGTCAACGTCAGGTCGGTGTTCCGCGCCGCCGTCAAGGACAGGGTGATCGGATCCGACCCGACCGACGGCGTGCGCCTCCCCCGGCGCCGTCGGGCGGACGTCGCCATGTCGATCCCCACCCCGGAGGAGGTGGGACAGCTGATGGCCGCGGCCGACGACGGGTTTCAGCCATTCATCGCCCTCTGCGCGTTCGCCGGTCTGCGGCTGGGCGAGGCCGCCGGGGTCCAGCTTGGCGACGTGGACTTCCTGCGCAAGACGCTCAAGGTCTCCCGCCAAGTCCAGCGCCTCAATGGCGGGGAAATCGACGTCCGAGCCCCGAAGTATGGCTCCGAACGCGTCGTCTACCTAGCCGACAGTCTCGTCAACGTGCTCGCCAAGCACGTCGCCAACTACGGCACCACAGGCAAGAGTCGCTGGCTTTTCGCCGGCGAGGAGGAGGGCCCGCCGCACCAGAACACCGTGGGCTACTGGTGGCGAAGGACGCTGCGTGACGCCGGTCTGTCCGGGATCAAGCTCCACGACCTGCGGCACTTCTACGCCTCCGGCCTGATCGCGGCCGGGTGCGACGTCGTGACCGTTCAGCGCTCGCTCGGCCACTCGAAGGCGACGACGACTCTCAACACCTACGCCCATCTCTGGCCGACGGCCGAGGATCGTACGAGGAAGGCAGCGGAGTCAATCATGTCCGCGTCGCTCGGCGAGCCAGATGCGCCCAAAGCCGAGTTGGCGAACATGGGCGAGTGACGCCGCGCCCCGCTACCCAGCCGATTTGAGCGCATCCCGGGATGGCCCAGGTAGTCGGTCCTGCGAGGAGTCTGTCGGACCTACCCCCGATACTGGGAGCGTGTGGATTCGCAACGTCGACGTTTCGTCCGAACTAGTTGCCGCCGCGCGGGCCGGCCGCCTCGTGCTTTTTGTCGGAGCGGGTGCTTCTCGGGACGAACCGGCTGGCCTGCCCGACTTCGGCTCCCTCATCGCGGAAATCGGACGCGTGGTTGACAGCCCGCCCAGCGACGATGACAAACGACACCCAGACGTGTACCTCGGACGCTTGGCCGACAAGGGGATTGACGTTCATCGACTGGTGGCGAACTCCATCAACAAGGCCGGTGCCCGGCCGAACGCGCTCCATCAATCGATAGTGAGACTGGCCAGCGTGCATCCGGCACCACGCATCGTCACGACCAACTACGACGTCCACCTCACCACGGCGGCACTTGATGAAGGACTGGCACTTCCCGTCTACGAAGCGCCGGCCCTTCCCGTCGGTGACGACTTCCAAGGAATCGTCCACCTCCACGGCTCGCTTGACCAGGAGCCACGTCGACTCGTAGTGACGGACAAGGATTTCGGCCGGGCATATCTACTCGAGGCCTGGGCCGCGCGCTTCTTGGAGCGAATGTTCTCTGCTTTCACCGTCCTCTTCATCGGATACAGCCACGGCGACGTCGTCATGCAGTACCTGGCACGGTCGCTTGGACCGTCGGGCAAGAGGTTCGTGTGCACGAGTGACGGGGACGACCCGACCTGGCGACAGTACGGACTGACGCCCGTCCCCTACATCGCGGTAGACGGCGACCACGCCGCCTTACCGACGTTCGTGGCACGCTGGGCTGAACTATCGTCGATGGGCCAGACGCAGCATCGTGCATTAACTGCCACCTTGGTCGCCGCGGGCCCCCCAACGATCCCCGAGGAGGTCTCCTACCTCGATGAAGTGCTCGAGCACCCGGAACGGATCAGATACTTCGTTGAGAAGGCACGAGGTCGGGACTGGTTAGCGTGGGTCGCGGAGCGGCCGGCCTTTCAATCGCTGTTTGACCGCGACAGGGCAGGGACAGATCCGGCGCGGACACTCATGTCGTGGGTCGCTGACCACTGCATGCTGGACGAGTCAACTTCGCCCCTCGCCCTAGAGGCAATGCGGGACAAGCCGTGGCCCCCGGAAACGCGGCAAACCGTCGTACACCGTCTCCTCGCTTATGACGGTGAGATGGCCTCCTGGCTGTCGCCATGGCTGCTCCTCGCCGTACAGAACGCGCCAGGTTCCCGAGAAGACCTGCTCGACATGCTCATTGCGAGCGCCGACTGGCGTGTCAACGTAGGCCTCGCCATCACGTTGCTAGAGGATCGCACGCGACCCGTTCTCAAGCCAGCGATCAGTTTCGTGGAGTCCGAGATTGCCCGCTTCGAGGTCGACCTACCTGGTGACGAGTACTGGCTATCCGAAGCATGGTCTAAGGTATTCACCCCAGTACTCGACAAGCATCTTGCGGCGATTACGGCGTCGGTGGATGAGCAGATTGCCCGGATATACCGCGCGTTTCATAGCCTCGGCTCCGATTTCGACCCGCTCAGCTTCCGTCGGTCGGCCATCGAGCCACACGAGCAGGATTCCTTTCAGCAGCCGATCGATGTGCTGATCAATGCTGCGCGAGACTGCATCGAGTACGCCCTCGACCATGACATCCACCTTGCCGACCGCTATATCGAGTCGTGGACCACCCGCGGCGAGGC
Coding sequences within it:
- a CDS encoding site-specific integrase, with translation MAGSIAKRTNGKWRARYRDETGKEHSRHFDRKVDAQLWLDQVTSAVVTGTYADPRAGRITFAAFFGEWSARQVWAPGTVLAMSLAARTPFAGKPMKEVRRSDVEAWIKQMNAAGLAPGTIKTRYVNVRSVFRAAVKDRVIGSDPTDGVRLPRRRRADVAMSIPTPEEVGQLMAAADDGFQPFIALCAFAGLRLGEAAGVQLGDVDFLRKTLKVSRQVQRLNGGEIDVRAPKYGSERVVYLADSLVNVLAKHVANYGTTGKSRWLFAGEEEGPPHQNTVGYWWRRTLRDAGLSGIKLHDLRHFYASGLIAAGCDVVTVQRSLGHSKATTTLNTYAHLWPTAEDRTRKAAESIMSASLGEPDAPKAELANMGE